CGCTGCAACTGCTTGCTCGTGAGGGAATTGACCTGCCGATCACTGGATTTGCTCACTCACCGGATGATACTGGCGATCTGATTGCGATGGTGGGCGGTGCGCCGCTAGTCGTAAAATTGGTGGAGGGCACGCAGGGAATCGGTGTGGTATTGGCCGAGACGCGACAGGCGGCGGAAAGCGTGATTGATGCTTTTCGCGGGCTGAATGCGCACATTCTGGTGCAGGAGTACGTGCATGAAGCGCAGGGTAAAGATATCCGCTGCTTTGTGATCGGCAACCGAGTTGTTGCGGCGATTGAGCGACAGGCGAAAGCGGGGGAATTCCGTTCAAACCTGCATCGCGGCGGCTCGGCGAATAAAGTGAAGATTACGGCGAAGGAGCGTGCGATTGCTATCAAGGCGACAAAAACGCTGGGGCTGAATATCGCGGGCGTCGATATTTTGCGTGCCGACCGAGGGCCGTTGGTGATGGAAGTCAACGCCTCACCGGGGCTGGAAGGGATTGAAACGACGACCGGAGTCGATATTGCCAACATGATAATTGAATTTATTGAGCAAAATACCCAGAGACGCCTCGCAATATCGGCAACAATAAGCAAAAGTTAGCTTTCTGAAACAGGGACAGCGCCGTAAAATACGGCGTTCCCTATTTTGGCGTGTAGGCACCGGACAGCGGTACTCTTCGACGTGTCACCGTGCTGCGGAACGAGGAAAGCGGGTGGCGGGGCGCTTTTATCGTGGCATCGTCGCACAATATTCCGTAAGCTATGGGCCGTTTTTAAGGCTCTTTCTGTTTTAACATCGCTTCTGCGTAAACGGTGTTTTCTTTTCAACAACGCTGTCTGTACGGCAGTAGGTATGAGGCAAACATGATGGATTCACTCATCGTCCCGGATTTGGCTATGCTACGGCGGTGGCTGGATCAACTGAACATTCTGTATTTCGAATGTGATTCCTGTCAGGCGCTCCATCTTCCTCATATGCAAAATTTTGATGGTGTGTTCGATGCAAAAGTTGATCTGGTAGATAACGTGATCCTGTTTTCTGCTCTTGCCGAAGTGAAGCCTAGCGCGTTGATTCCTCTGGTCGGCGACCTGAGCCAAATCAATGCCAGTTCGCTGACTGTCAAGGCGTTTATCGACGTTCAGGACGATAACCTGCCGAAGTTAATTGTCTGCCAGTCATTCAGCGTTGCCGCTGGTATGACGTTGGAACAATTCAGGCATTTTATGCAGCAGTCCGAAGAACAAATCTCAATGGTGATCCTTGAGGCCGGTGCTAATAATCTGCTGTTTATCGGCGAGGAAGAAGAAGGCTCTGCTGCCAGAGTTACTACCTCTCATCTGCATTGATACGGTTGCTGCCAACGGCAGCAATTGGTTTTACTTATTTTTCTTTCACCGCCATTTATTCTGGTTATTTCGCATTATTGCCAGATATTTCTCTTTGTTTGTTGCTAAACGCCTTCATCACATCGATAAAATGTGAATAAATAATCGTTAAAACCCATTTTTTACGTTCAAGTATGGTGCACACGATGTTGTGGGGTTATGCTTTATTCCTGTAAGACACAGACAGCGGAATCAGAGCTATGTGTGTGTCTGGGCGAATAAAAATCGGTGCATACTCATTCACCGGTTGGATAGCGCGGCAGGACATATTTTGTATCGGAACGATACAGATTAACTCCCATGAATCACCCCCTTATATGGAGGAAGGAACGGATGTTCACCCAACGTAAAAAATGGCTATCGGGTGTTGTTACCGGCTTGCTGATGGCCGCGTCCGTCACCGCATCTGCGGAAGAGAAAACGCTGCATGTTTATAACTGGTCCGACTATATCGCACCGAACACGTTAGCCAATTTCCAGAAAGAAACCGGTATTAAGGTCGTCTATGACGTGTTTGACTCCAACGAAGTGTTGGAAGGCAAGCTCATGGCGGGCAGTACGGGTTTTGATCTGGTCGTGCCTTCTGCTAGCTTCCTGGAGCGCCAGCTCTCTGCGGGAGTGTTTCAGCCATTAGACAAGAGCAAACTACCGAATTACAAAAATCTGGATCCTGAGCTGATGAAGTTGATCGCACAGCACGATCCAGACAATAAATATGCCCTGCCTTACCTGTGGGCGACCACGGGCATTGGCTATAACGCTGAGAAAGTCAAAGCCGCGCTGGGTGCTGATGCACCAGTTAACAGCTGGGATTTGGTGCTGAAGCCAGAAAATCTGGAAAAGTTGAAAAGTTGTGGTGTCTCCTTCTTGGATGCGCCAGAAGAGATCTTTGCAACCGTGCTGAACTATCAGGGTAAAGATCCGAACAGCACCAAGCCGGGTGATTACACCACCTCTGCGACCGATCTGCTGCTTAAACTGCGTCCGAGCATTCGCTACTTCCATTCCTCGCAATACATTAACGATCTGGCGAACGGTGATATCTGCGTCGCGGTAGGCTGGGCGGGTGACATTTTGCAAGCAGGAAACCGTGCGAAAGAAGCGAAAAACGGGGTGAATATCCAATACAGCATTCCGAAAGAAGGTGCGCTGGCATTCTTTGACGTTCTCGCCATTCCGAAAGATGCTAAAAATCTGGATGAAACCTATGCGTTTCTGGATTACCTGATGAAGCCAGAAGTGATGGCTGAAATCAGTAACCACGTGTATTACGCGAGCGGTAATCTGGCTTCCTTACCGTTGGTGAACGACGAAATTCGTAATAACCCAGGCGTTTATCCGCCAGCGGATGTACGTGCCAAGCTGTTTACGCTTAAAGTGCAATCTCCTCAGATTGATCGTACGCGTACTCGCGCATGGACTAAGGTTAAAAGCGGCAAATAGCCTCTTGGATCTGAATCGTTACCCACGCGCTTGACGGTTGCTGGTTTCAGCAACCAGAGAATGGATGGGTATAAAATGTGGCGAACAGGCGGATAATCCGCCTGTTTGCGCTCTATATTATGTCACACTGCTGAATGCAAAAGCCCTGAGTGGCGGTATCCACGGTGTGACTTGTTCTGCTTTTGCCGGAGAGCAATGCGAAGTGAATGACGCGATCCCCCGCCCTCAATCCAAACCTCCCAAAGCGGCCACGCCGCTGCTGGAAGTGCGTAACCTGACAAAATCGTTCGACGGCCAGGCCGCCGTCGATGATGTCAGCCTGACGATTTATAAAGGCGAAATTTTTGCTCTGCTGGGTGCCTCTGGCTGTGGGAAATCCACGCTGTTGCGCATGCTGGCAGGTTTTGAGCTTCCTACACAGGGGCAGATTGTTCTGGATGGTCAGGATTTGTCATTGGTGCCGCCTTACCAGCGTCCTATCAATATGATGTTCCAGTCTTATGCGCTGTTCCCACACATGACGGTGGAAAAGAATATCGCGTTTGGTCTGAAGCAGGACAAGCTACCGCGCGCAGAAATTAAAGATCGTGTGGAAGAGATGCTGTCGCTGGTGCACATGCAGGAGTTTGCCAATCGTAAACCGCATCAGCTTTCCGGCGGTCAACGTCAGCGTGTTGCGTTGGCTCGTAGTCTGGCGAAGCGTCCCAAACTGCTGCTGCTGGACGAACCAATGGGAGCGCTGGACAAAAAATTACGCGACCGTATGCAGCTTGAAGTCGTCGATATTCTGGAACGCGTGGGCGTGACCTGCGTGATGGTGACGCACGATCAGGAAGAAGCCATGACCATGGCGGGTCGTATTGCCATTATGAATCGCGGTAAATTCGTACAGATTGGCGAACCGGAAGAGATTTATGAGCACCCGAACACGCGTTTCAGCGCGGAGTTCATCGGCTCAGTCAATATGTTTGAAGGGATCTTGCAGGAACGTCAGGACGATGCGCTGATCATTAAAAGCCCCGGACTGGTGCATCCGCTGAAAGTGGATTCTGATGTCTCGGTGGTCGATGGTGTTCCGGTCTACATCGCGTTGCGTCCTGAGAAAATCATGTTGTGCGAAGAAGTTCCGGCTGACGGTTGTAACTTCGCGGTAGGGGAAGTGGTCCATATCGCCTATCTGGGCGACTTGTCGATTTACCACGTCAGGCTCAACAGCGGGCAAACTATCAGCGCGCAGTTACAAAATGCCTACCGCTATCGTAAAGGCATGCCGACCTGGGGGGATGAGGTCCGGCTGTGTTGGGACGCGGATAGCTGTGTCGTTCTGACGGTGTAGCGAGGAAGAATACCATGACTTCATTTCCCGAACATAACGCGGCGGAACCACCGGGCAAGGCCAGACTCTGGTTTCGCGTACTCATCGCGCGCTGGCGTCAAAAACACGGGCGCAAGCTGGTCATCGCGCTGCCGTATCTGTGGCTGCTGCTGCTGTTTATGCTGCCGTTCCTGATCGTGTTCAAAATCAGTCTTGCAGAGATGGCGCGGGCGATTCCACCTTATACCGATCTGGTTTCGTGGCTGGACGGCAAGTTGGATATTTCCCTGAACCTTGGGAACTACCTGCATTTGTTGGACGATCCGCTGTATTTCGATGCCTATATGCAATCGCTTCAGGTTGCTGCTGTGTCGACGCTGTGCTGTCTGTTTATTGGTTACCCACTAGCCTGGGCGGTAGCGCACAGTAAACCGTCAACGCGTAATATCCTGTTGTTGCTGGTGATTCTTCCATCGTGGACGTCATTCCTGATTCGCGTCTACGCCTGGATGGGGATTCTGAAAAATAACGGAATCCTGAATAACTTCCTGCTGTGGTTGGGCGCGATCGATGAACCGCTGGTCATTCTGCACACCAATTTGGCGGTTTATATCGGCGTCGTGTACTCCTATCTGCCGTTTATGGTGTTGCCGATCTATACCGCGCTGATGCGGCTGGACTATTCGTTGGTTGAAGCGTCGTTGGATCTGGGCGCGCGACCGCTGAAAACTTTCTTCAGTGTGATCGTTCCCTTAACGAAAGGCGGAATTATTGCGGGCTCGATGCTGGTCTTCATCCCTGCGGTGGGGGAGTACGTGATTCCAGAACTGCTCGGTGGGCCGGACAGCATTATGATTGGCCGTATTCTGTGGCAGGAATTCTTCAATAACCGCGACTGGCCGGTAGCTTCTGCCGTTGCCGTCGTCATGCTGCTGCTGTTGATTATGCCGATTATCTGGTTCCACAAACATCAGAGTAAAACGGCGGAGGGTGAGGCGTGAATAATTTACCTGTCGTTCGCTCACCGTGGCGTATTGTGATTTTGGTGCTGTGCTTTACGTTCCTCTATGCGCCGATGCTGATGCTGGTGATCTACTCGTTCAACAGTTCCAAGCTAGTGACTGTATGGGCTGGCTGGTCAACACGTTGGTACGTCGAGTTGTTCCACAATACGGCGATGATCAGCGCGGTGCTCCTGAGCCTGACGATTGCTGCCGCCTCGGCCACGATGGCCGTGATTCTTGGGACGATCGCTGCCGTGGTCATGGTGCGTTTTGGCCGTTTCCGTGGCTCCAATGGGTTTGCTTTTATGCTGACAGCGCCGCTGGTCATGCCGGATGTGATCACCGGTCTGTCGCTGCTGCTGCTCTTTGTTGCATTAGGGCATGCCATTGGCTGGCCAGCAGAACGAGGAATGTTCACCATCTGGCTGGCGCACGTCACGTTCTGTACCGCGTATGTCACCGTGGTGATCAGCGCTCGCCTGCGTGAGCTTGATCGTTCGATTGAAGAAGCGGCGATGGATCTGGGGGCGAATCCGCTCAAGGTGTTCTTCATTATCACGGTGCCGATGATTGCTCCCGCGCTGCTTTCCGGCTGGCTGCTGGCGTTTACGCTGTCGTTAGACGATTTGGTTATCGCCAGCTTCGTAGCTGGGCCCGGCTCGACAACGTTGCCAATGCTGGTGTTCTCCAGCGTCAGAATGGGCGTTAATCCACAAATTAACGCCTTGGCTTCCCTGATATTGTTAGTCGTTGGTATTATTGGGTTTATCGCCTGGTGGTTTATGGCGAGAGCAGAGAAACAGCGCTATCGCGATATGCAAAAAGCGAGACGCGGCTGATTCGATTTCTCATCGTAATTTGTTAGCCTAGCGAAGATTTCCAGCAACGCCGCCAGAGTATGGGGGCGTTGCTGTTTTATATCAGCATCACGTTTTATATTGGCGCCGGATTCTATAGTGGTGCTGTATTTTTGGCGGGTAAATGCCGCATGAAGGGAGAGCGTTGAAATTCTGTACACGAAGAAGGAAATGACACAACGCAAAGTTTATGCCCCGGTGCCAGTGATGGTGGCGGGGATTGCGATTATTGCTACTCGTGTTTTGGGGATTCTGCTGCTTGTCTGGGAGCTAGGGTTCAGCGATTTGAGCGGCTGGATTGGCAGCAACGCGGAGTCTTGGGATTCGACGCTGGTGTTACTGCTATCGCTGGTTATCGTCGGCGTTGAAATTCGCTGTGGCTTTGCCGTTTTGGCCGGAGTGAACTGGGGGCGATGGGGTTATGTGGTCTGTCAGGCCATCGTGGTGTGTTACCTGCTGCTGGCGTCGCTGAGTGAATTTATGCCAGCGATATTCCATATCTCAGGAGAGAACAACGCTGCCGTGCTGCATCAGCTCCTGCTGCAAAAAATTCCAGATCTTCTGGTGATTGTTTTACTGTTTCTGCCACGACGCAGTAAGCGCTTCTTTATGCGTCAGAAATAGACATTTCTCTCTTATAAGCCAATCTGGCCGCTGGCGTCGCCCATAAATCGGCAAAAGGTCGCAGGGTGACGCCGTCAGAGTGATATAATCCTCACATTCCGTATTTTTTAATAGTTAGATTTCTATGCATTGTGCCCGCTACAGCACGGGAACCTGTCGTTCCTGCCAATGGTTGGAAAAAGCCTACCCTCAGCAATTGTCTGATAAGCAGCAGCATCTTGAAGGTTTGCTGCAACCGCACGCTGTGCAGTGCTGGTTGCCCGTGCAACCTTCTGCGCAGTCTGCATTTCGTAATAAAGCTAAAATGGTGGTGAGCGGCAGCGTGGAACGCCCGCTGCTGGGGATGCTGCATCGTGATGGAACGGCGGTGGATCTCTGCGATTGCCCGCTTTATCCGTCCAGCTTTGCGCCGGTTTTCGACGTGCTTAAAGTCTTCATCGCAAGGGCAGGGCTGACGCCTTATAACGTGGCTCGACGTCGCGGGGAACTGAAACACCTGCTACTGACGGAAAGTACGCAGCGCGGTGCGTTCATGCTGCGCTTTGTCTTGCGCTCAGAAACCAAGCTGGCGCAGTTGCGAGCCGCATTGCCGTGGCTACAGCAGCAATTGCCTCAGCTTGAGGTCATATCCGCCAATATTCAGCCTGTGCATCAGGCGATTATGGAAGGGAAAACGGAGATTATCCTGAGTGACGCAGCCGCATTGGCTGAACAATTCAATCAGGTGCCGCTGTATATCCGCCCACAAAGCTTTTTCCAGACGAACCCGCAGGTGGCAGCCGCGCTGTATGCGACGGCACGTGATTGGGTAGCAGAGTTGGATATTACTAGCATGTGGGATCTGTTTTGCGGGGTAGGGGGTTTTGGCCTGCACTGTGCATCATCGGAGATGCGTCTGACGGGGATTGAAATCAGCGCTGAGGCGATAGCCTGCGCGCGTCGCTCTGCGGAACAGTTAGGGTTGAAGCAGGTGGAGTTTCAGGCGCTGGATTCAACGCAGTTCGCGACGGCTAAAGCGGAAATCCCGGATCTGGTGTTGGTCAATCCGCCGCGCCGCGGTATCGGCAGCGAACTGTGTGCCTACCTGAGTCGCATGACACCAGACTATATTCTCTATTCCAGCTGTAACGCGGAAAGCATGGCGAAAGACATGACAGAGCTGACGAATTACCGAGCGCTGCGCGTACAGCTGTTCGATATGTTCCCTCATACGGCGCACTACGAAGTACTGACGTTACTGAAGCGTGAGGATGGCTAAGGCAAAGTCAGGACATCTGAATGCTTTGCGGGATTTGCTATAAAAGGCGTAAAAAATTATGCATCGGTGGGCTTGACCGCCGAGTGAGCGGCATGGATGCCGCGAAAGTCAGTGCCGCGTCGGGAACGCGTCACTGGCGGCTCGATTAGCGGTCATGAACGCCGATGGGACCGCGCAGCGGCATAATTCACGCCTTCAAAGCCAGAGGTCAAGGAGCTGCGGCGGTTGAGCGCTCCTTGTCGGGCGTGTGATGAAATGACAAAAGAATACTGTAATTAACACGCACGAAACCTTTGGACTATCTGACATGGAATAGTGGAAGCGTTTAATAACGCGGTGTATCACACCGCGTTAAGCTAAGTGGATCTTATTGCGGGAACCACTTGTCGTTGATGGTTTTGTAAGTGCCGTCCGCTTTGATGGCATCCAGCGCTTTATTTAACTTCTCCAGCAGCGCCTTGTCATCGGGACGAACGGCGATGCCCAGTCCGGTGCCGAAGTATTCTGCGTCAGTCACATGTTCGCCAACCGTTGCCAGTTCAGGGTTCGTTTTAATCCACTCGTTGACAACAGCGGTATCACCGAATACGCCATCAATACGGCCATTTTTCAGATCCAGAACCGCGTTCTGGTAGCTGTCATAAGAGACAGTTTGCACTTCCTGGTGCTTATCATGCATGTACTTCTGGTGCGTCGTGCCGTTTTCCATCCCAATGCGTTTGCCCTTCATCGCGGCGAAGTCGCTGAATTTCCCTTTTTGCGCGATAACCACAGCAGAGTTGGCATAGTAAGGTTGCGTGAACGCGACCTGCTTGCTGCGCTCGGGGGTGATATCCATACCGGAAATCACTGCGTCATAGCGGCGGAATTTCAGTGCAGGGATCAGGCTGTCAAACGCCTGATTGGTGAACGTACAAGTCGCTTGCATTTGCTTACACAGCGCTTTCGCCAGATCCATATCGAAACCGACGATTTCGTTACTGGCATCCAGTGACTCAAATGGCGGGTAGGTGGCTGATGACGCAAAACGGATGGTGTCTGCGGCGGTGGCGCTGAAGGCAATTCCTGCCAGTAACGTGGCGAGCACTAATTTTTTCATTACCTACTCCTGTTTTTCTTATATTGATAAATATAGTTGTGCGGAAGGGTTCCGACGTCATGGCGATTACCATGCCATCGATTGAATTTATATGCAATTAAAATGATTAATGAGTCGATTTGTTGCGTGTTTTTACATCAGCACGCCATAAAAAAAGCAGGCTATCAAAGCCTGCTTTCTAAGCGAGTAATGCGCGGATAAATGCGATAAGGATTAATTACGGCGTTCGAATGCCAGTGAGCGACGCTCAACCCAGCGCATCAGCAACGTCAGTAACCCGTTGACGCACAGGTAGATAATCCCAGCGGCACCAAACACCATCACATCATACGTCCGGCCGTACATCAGTTGGCTGTAGCCCATGACTTCCATCAGCGTGATGGTGTAAGCCAGTGAGGTACTCTTAAACACCAGCACCACTTCATTTGAATAAGAAGACAGCGCACGTTTAAACGCAAACGGCAGCAAAATACGTAATGTTTGCTTCTGATCCATGCCCAACGCGGCACAGGATTGCCACTGTCCGGCAGGGATCGCTTTTACCGCACCATAGAACAGTTGCGTAGTATACGCTGCACTGTTGAGCGCCAGCGCCACCATCGCACACAGCCACGGTTGTGAAAGCAGGCTCCACAGCCAGGGGATTTGCTGGATAGAAGTAAACTGTCCGGGCCCATAGTAAATCAGGAAGATTTGCACCAGCAGCGGCGTACCGGTAAACAGCGTAATGTAGCCTTTCGCCAACAGCGATATGACCGGCGTTTTGAGCGTCAGTACCACAGTCAGCAGCAGTGATAGCACCAGTGCTACGACGATGGAAACGGCAGTTAAGGTCAGGCTGGTATGCAGGCCTTTTACTAGCTCAGGTAAATAAGCGAGCATCAGGAAGGCCTCCGCTCAAAACGCGTGGTGCGCAGTTCAATGCGTTTCAGCACATATTGACTTAACAGCGTAATAATCAAATAGATCGCCGCCGCGACAACGTACCAGGTGAAGGGCTCTTGCGTCCGTGTCGCAATACTTTTGGTTTGCAGCATCAAATCGTTCACGCTGATCAGCGACACCAGCGCGGTATCTTTTAGCAATACCAGCCACTGATTGCCTAACCCCGGCAGGGCGTGACGCCACATCTGCGGCATGATCAGACGGAAAAAGATCGCGGATTTACTGAGCCCCAGCGCCTGACCCGATTCCCATTGCCCTTGCGGGACGGCTTTCAGCGCGCCGCGCAGCGTTTGGGAGGCGTAGGCCGCATACAGCAGCGCCAGCGCAATGACGCCGCACAGGAATGGGCTGATTTCAAACATGCCGATATCCAGTTTTACCGGAATCTGCACGATGAAGAGATTCAGAGTAAAACCGTCTGCCAGCATCATCAGCAGTTGAGAAGAGCCGAAATAGATGAACAGCACGACCAGAATTTCTGGCAGGCCGCGCAACAGCGTCACGACGGCGGTTCCCGTCCAGCTAACGGCTTTCCAGCGGACAGTTTCCCAAACGGCAAACAGCATCGCCAGCACGAGGCCGAGCACCAGTGCACAAACGGCAAGGCCGACGGTCATCCCGGCGGCGCTTGCAAGAGGTTGAAATTCAATCATTGAGCGTCAGATTACTGCTGGAACCATTTTTTGTAGATGGTCTCGTAAGTACCATCTTGCTTGATTTTGTTGAGCGCATCGTCGAATTTTTTCAGCAGCTCATCGTTGTTCTGGCGCACGGCGATGCCCAGACCGATACCGAAGTAACCTTTATCCGTCACCTTCTGG
This genomic interval from Pectobacterium aquaticum contains the following:
- the rimK gene encoding 30S ribosomal protein S6--L-glutamate ligase; its protein translation is MKIAILSRDGSLYSCKRLREAAEARQHRVEIIDPLSCYMNINSAAPSVHYRGRRLDKFDAVIPRIGSQITFYGTAVLRQFEMLGSYPLNNSVAIIRARDKLHSLQLLAREGIDLPITGFAHSPDDTGDLIAMVGGAPLVVKLVEGTQGIGVVLAETRQAAESVIDAFRGLNAHILVQEYVHEAQGKDIRCFVIGNRVVAAIERQAKAGEFRSNLHRGGSANKVKITAKERAIAIKATKTLGLNIAGVDILRADRGPLVMEVNASPGLEGIETTTGVDIANMIIEFIEQNTQRRLAISATISKS
- a CDS encoding YbjN domain-containing protein, translated to MDSLIVPDLAMLRRWLDQLNILYFECDSCQALHLPHMQNFDGVFDAKVDLVDNVILFSALAEVKPSALIPLVGDLSQINASSLTVKAFIDVQDDNLPKLIVCQSFSVAAGMTLEQFRHFMQQSEEQISMVILEAGANNLLFIGEEEEGSAARVTTSHLH
- the potF gene encoding spermidine/putrescine ABC transporter substrate-binding protein PotF — translated: MFTQRKKWLSGVVTGLLMAASVTASAEEKTLHVYNWSDYIAPNTLANFQKETGIKVVYDVFDSNEVLEGKLMAGSTGFDLVVPSASFLERQLSAGVFQPLDKSKLPNYKNLDPELMKLIAQHDPDNKYALPYLWATTGIGYNAEKVKAALGADAPVNSWDLVLKPENLEKLKSCGVSFLDAPEEIFATVLNYQGKDPNSTKPGDYTTSATDLLLKLRPSIRYFHSSQYINDLANGDICVAVGWAGDILQAGNRAKEAKNGVNIQYSIPKEGALAFFDVLAIPKDAKNLDETYAFLDYLMKPEVMAEISNHVYYASGNLASLPLVNDEIRNNPGVYPPADVRAKLFTLKVQSPQIDRTRTRAWTKVKSGK
- the potG gene encoding putrescine ABC transporter ATP-binding subunit PotG produces the protein MNDAIPRPQSKPPKAATPLLEVRNLTKSFDGQAAVDDVSLTIYKGEIFALLGASGCGKSTLLRMLAGFELPTQGQIVLDGQDLSLVPPYQRPINMMFQSYALFPHMTVEKNIAFGLKQDKLPRAEIKDRVEEMLSLVHMQEFANRKPHQLSGGQRQRVALARSLAKRPKLLLLDEPMGALDKKLRDRMQLEVVDILERVGVTCVMVTHDQEEAMTMAGRIAIMNRGKFVQIGEPEEIYEHPNTRFSAEFIGSVNMFEGILQERQDDALIIKSPGLVHPLKVDSDVSVVDGVPVYIALRPEKIMLCEEVPADGCNFAVGEVVHIAYLGDLSIYHVRLNSGQTISAQLQNAYRYRKGMPTWGDEVRLCWDADSCVVLTV
- the potH gene encoding putrescine ABC transporter permease PotH, which translates into the protein MTSFPEHNAAEPPGKARLWFRVLIARWRQKHGRKLVIALPYLWLLLLFMLPFLIVFKISLAEMARAIPPYTDLVSWLDGKLDISLNLGNYLHLLDDPLYFDAYMQSLQVAAVSTLCCLFIGYPLAWAVAHSKPSTRNILLLLVILPSWTSFLIRVYAWMGILKNNGILNNFLLWLGAIDEPLVILHTNLAVYIGVVYSYLPFMVLPIYTALMRLDYSLVEASLDLGARPLKTFFSVIVPLTKGGIIAGSMLVFIPAVGEYVIPELLGGPDSIMIGRILWQEFFNNRDWPVASAVAVVMLLLLIMPIIWFHKHQSKTAEGEA
- the potI gene encoding putrescine ABC transporter permease PotI yields the protein MNNLPVVRSPWRIVILVLCFTFLYAPMLMLVIYSFNSSKLVTVWAGWSTRWYVELFHNTAMISAVLLSLTIAAASATMAVILGTIAAVVMVRFGRFRGSNGFAFMLTAPLVMPDVITGLSLLLLFVALGHAIGWPAERGMFTIWLAHVTFCTAYVTVVISARLRELDRSIEEAAMDLGANPLKVFFIITVPMIAPALLSGWLLAFTLSLDDLVIASFVAGPGSTTLPMLVFSSVRMGVNPQINALASLILLVVGIIGFIAWWFMARAEKQRYRDMQKARRG
- a CDS encoding YbjO family protein, which encodes MTQRKVYAPVPVMVAGIAIIATRVLGILLLVWELGFSDLSGWIGSNAESWDSTLVLLLSLVIVGVEIRCGFAVLAGVNWGRWGYVVCQAIVVCYLLLASLSEFMPAIFHISGENNAAVLHQLLLQKIPDLLVIVLLFLPRRSKRFFMRQK
- the rlmC gene encoding 23S rRNA (uracil(747)-C(5))-methyltransferase RlmC; translated protein: MHCARYSTGTCRSCQWLEKAYPQQLSDKQQHLEGLLQPHAVQCWLPVQPSAQSAFRNKAKMVVSGSVERPLLGMLHRDGTAVDLCDCPLYPSSFAPVFDVLKVFIARAGLTPYNVARRRGELKHLLLTESTQRGAFMLRFVLRSETKLAQLRAALPWLQQQLPQLEVISANIQPVHQAIMEGKTEIILSDAAALAEQFNQVPLYIRPQSFFQTNPQVAAALYATARDWVAELDITSMWDLFCGVGGFGLHCASSEMRLTGIEISAEAIACARRSAEQLGLKQVEFQALDSTQFATAKAEIPDLVLVNPPRRGIGSELCAYLSRMTPDYILYSSCNAESMAKDMTELTNYRALRVQLFDMFPHTAHYEVLTLLKREDG
- the artJ gene encoding arginine ABC transporter substrate-binding protein — its product is MKKLVLATLLAGIAFSATAADTIRFASSATYPPFESLDASNEIVGFDMDLAKALCKQMQATCTFTNQAFDSLIPALKFRRYDAVISGMDITPERSKQVAFTQPYYANSAVVIAQKGKFSDFAAMKGKRIGMENGTTHQKYMHDKHQEVQTVSYDSYQNAVLDLKNGRIDGVFGDTAVVNEWIKTNPELATVGEHVTDAEYFGTGLGIAVRPDDKALLEKLNKALDAIKADGTYKTINDKWFPQ
- the artM gene encoding arginine ABC transporter permease ArtM, coding for MLAYLPELVKGLHTSLTLTAVSIVVALVLSLLLTVVLTLKTPVISLLAKGYITLFTGTPLLVQIFLIYYGPGQFTSIQQIPWLWSLLSQPWLCAMVALALNSAAYTTQLFYGAVKAIPAGQWQSCAALGMDQKQTLRILLPFAFKRALSSYSNEVVLVFKSTSLAYTITLMEVMGYSQLMYGRTYDVMVFGAAGIIYLCVNGLLTLLMRWVERRSLAFERRN
- the artQ gene encoding arginine ABC transporter permease ArtQ — encoded protein: MIEFQPLASAAGMTVGLAVCALVLGLVLAMLFAVWETVRWKAVSWTGTAVVTLLRGLPEILVVLFIYFGSSQLLMMLADGFTLNLFIVQIPVKLDIGMFEISPFLCGVIALALLYAAYASQTLRGALKAVPQGQWESGQALGLSKSAIFFRLIMPQMWRHALPGLGNQWLVLLKDTALVSLISVNDLMLQTKSIATRTQEPFTWYVVAAAIYLIITLLSQYVLKRIELRTTRFERRPS